A window of the Canis lupus baileyi chromosome 8, mCanLup2.hap1, whole genome shotgun sequence genome harbors these coding sequences:
- the PAM16 gene encoding mitochondrial import inner membrane translocase subunit TIM16 isoform X1, translating into MAKYLAQIIVMGVQVVGRAFARALRQEFAASRAAADARGRAGHQSAAASNLSGLSLQEAQQILNVSKLSPEEIQKNYEHLFKVNDKSVGGSFYLQSKVVRAWERLQEELRIQAQEDREKEQMPKT; encoded by the exons ATG GCCAAATACCTGGCCCAGATCATTGtgatgggggtgcaggtggtggGCAGGGCCTTTGCCCGGGCCCTGCGGCAGGAGTTTGCAG CCAGCCGGGCAGCAGCTGATGCTCGAGGACGTGCTGGACACCAGTCTGCAGCTGCCTCCAACCTGTCTGGCCTCAGCCTCCAAGAGGCCCAGCAGATTCTCAATGTCTCCAAGCTGAGCCCGGAGGAGATCCAAAAG aaTTACGAACACCTGTTCAAGGTGAACGATAAATCCGTGGGTGGCTCCTTCTACCTGCAGTCCAAG GTGGTCCGAGCTTGGGAGCGCCTGCAGGAGGAGCTCAGGATCCAGGCccaggaggacagagagaaggagcagatgCCCAAAACGTGA
- the PAM16 gene encoding mitochondrial import inner membrane translocase subunit TIM16 isoform X2, with the protein MGVQVVGRAFARALRQEFAASRAAADARGRAGHQSAAASNLSGLSLQEAQQILNVSKLSPEEIQKNYEHLFKVNDKSVGGSFYLQSKVVRAWERLQEELRIQAQEDREKEQMPKT; encoded by the exons atgggggtgcaggtggtggGCAGGGCCTTTGCCCGGGCCCTGCGGCAGGAGTTTGCAG CCAGCCGGGCAGCAGCTGATGCTCGAGGACGTGCTGGACACCAGTCTGCAGCTGCCTCCAACCTGTCTGGCCTCAGCCTCCAAGAGGCCCAGCAGATTCTCAATGTCTCCAAGCTGAGCCCGGAGGAGATCCAAAAG aaTTACGAACACCTGTTCAAGGTGAACGATAAATCCGTGGGTGGCTCCTTCTACCTGCAGTCCAAG GTGGTCCGAGCTTGGGAGCGCCTGCAGGAGGAGCTCAGGATCCAGGCccaggaggacagagagaaggagcagatgCCCAAAACGTGA